In Agromyces sp. G08B096, a genomic segment contains:
- a CDS encoding ATP-binding cassette domain-containing protein gives MLELQGITKRYGDRLALDDVGFTVGDGRLTGFVGGNGAGKTTTMRIILGVLAADGGTVALDGRAVDAADRRRFGYMPEERGLYPKMKVLEQTVYFARLHGWSAAAARRNATELLDRLGLGERLDDTVESLSLGNQQRAQIATALVHRPELLVLDEPFSGLDPMAVETVQTVLADVAAQGAPVLFSSHQLDVVERLCDDLVIIAGGRVRAAGSRDALREEHGSDRWELLTTGDAGWVRGIPGVTVVGFDGGWALFEAESDAARRAVLAEAVSRGDVVSFSREQTTLAQIFKEVVQ, from the coding sequence ATGCTCGAACTGCAGGGGATCACCAAGCGCTACGGCGACCGCCTCGCGCTCGACGACGTCGGCTTCACCGTCGGCGACGGCCGGCTCACCGGCTTCGTGGGCGGCAACGGCGCCGGGAAGACCACGACGATGCGGATCATCCTCGGGGTGCTCGCCGCCGACGGCGGGACGGTCGCGCTCGACGGGCGCGCCGTCGACGCCGCCGACCGACGCCGCTTCGGCTACATGCCGGAGGAGCGGGGCCTCTACCCCAAGATGAAGGTGCTCGAGCAGACGGTCTACTTCGCCCGGCTGCACGGCTGGAGCGCGGCCGCCGCGCGCCGGAACGCGACCGAGCTGCTCGACCGGCTCGGCCTCGGCGAGCGCCTGGACGACACCGTCGAGTCGCTCTCGCTCGGCAACCAGCAGCGCGCGCAGATCGCGACCGCGCTCGTGCACCGACCCGAGCTGCTCGTACTCGACGAGCCGTTCTCCGGGCTCGACCCCATGGCCGTCGAGACGGTGCAGACGGTGCTCGCGGATGTCGCCGCGCAGGGCGCGCCCGTGCTGTTCTCCTCGCACCAGCTCGACGTCGTCGAGCGGCTCTGCGACGACCTCGTCATCATCGCCGGGGGCCGGGTCCGCGCCGCGGGCTCCCGCGACGCGCTCCGTGAGGAGCACGGCTCCGACCGCTGGGAGCTGCTCACCACGGGCGACGCGGGCTGGGTGCGCGGCATCCCGGGCGTCACGGTCGTCGGGTTCGACGGCGGGTGGGCGCTGTTCGAGGCCGAATCGGATGCCGCGCGCCGCGCCGTGCTCGCCGAGGCGGTGTCGCGCGGCGACGTCGTCAGCTTCAGCCGCGAGCAGACCACCCTCGCCCAGATCTTCAAGGAGGTCGTGCAGTGA
- a CDS encoding MFS transporter, which translates to MRTFLQVLVNTALANVTTSFLWFALTFWVYLETRSVLATGIIGGAYMLLIAFFAMLFGTIVDRHRKLQVMIFSSLVTLGSFVVAGVLYLLQPESALVDLGGPWFWAFSGIILFGSVVEHMRNIALSTTVTLLVPEERHANANGMVGTVQGIAFIVTSVFSGLAIGLLGMGWTLVIAIALTLVALVHLFFLKVPEEQPVPAEGERASTIDFRGSVRAVRAAPGLFALIVFATFNNLIGGVYMALMDPYGLTLFPVEAWGVVLGVTATGFIIGGLVVAKFGLGANPIRTMLLVVIAMGVLGALFTIRDWWWLYAVGIWAYMCLIPVVEASEQTVIQKVVPFRQQGRVFGFAAAIESAAAPITAFLIAPIAEFWIIPYMDSDAGRSTWGWVLGDGEGRGIALVFLFSGLAMVVLAVLAFATRSYRILSAEYTGASADVADSAAGAGAGNPADAAHDGTEPAAADGAASRPGA; encoded by the coding sequence ATGCGCACCTTCCTGCAGGTGCTGGTCAACACCGCGCTCGCCAACGTCACGACGAGCTTCCTCTGGTTCGCGCTGACGTTCTGGGTCTACCTCGAGACCCGTTCGGTGCTCGCCACCGGCATCATCGGCGGGGCCTACATGCTGCTCATCGCGTTCTTCGCGATGCTGTTCGGCACCATCGTCGACCGTCACCGCAAGCTGCAGGTGATGATCTTCTCGAGCCTCGTCACGCTGGGCTCGTTCGTCGTCGCGGGCGTGCTCTACCTGCTGCAGCCCGAGTCCGCCCTGGTCGACCTCGGCGGCCCCTGGTTCTGGGCGTTCTCGGGCATCATCCTCTTCGGCTCGGTCGTCGAGCACATGCGGAACATCGCGCTCTCGACCACCGTCACCCTGCTCGTGCCCGAAGAACGGCACGCGAACGCGAACGGCATGGTCGGCACCGTGCAGGGCATCGCCTTCATCGTGACGAGCGTGTTCTCCGGGCTCGCCATCGGATTGCTCGGCATGGGGTGGACCCTGGTCATCGCGATCGCGCTCACCCTCGTGGCGCTCGTGCACCTCTTCTTCCTGAAGGTGCCCGAGGAACAGCCCGTGCCCGCAGAGGGCGAGCGCGCCTCGACCATCGACTTCCGCGGCAGCGTGCGCGCCGTGCGCGCGGCCCCCGGCCTGTTCGCCCTCATCGTCTTCGCGACGTTCAACAACCTCATCGGCGGCGTGTACATGGCGCTGATGGACCCGTACGGCCTGACGCTGTTCCCGGTGGAGGCGTGGGGGGTCGTCCTCGGCGTCACCGCGACCGGCTTCATCATCGGCGGGCTCGTGGTCGCGAAGTTCGGGCTCGGTGCGAACCCCATCCGCACGATGCTGCTCGTGGTGATCGCGATGGGCGTGCTCGGCGCGCTGTTCACCATCCGCGACTGGTGGTGGCTGTACGCCGTCGGGATCTGGGCGTACATGTGCCTCATCCCGGTCGTGGAGGCGTCGGAGCAGACCGTCATCCAGAAGGTCGTGCCGTTCCGGCAGCAGGGTCGCGTGTTCGGATTCGCCGCGGCGATCGAGTCGGCGGCCGCGCCGATCACCGCGTTCCTCATCGCCCCGATCGCCGAGTTCTGGATCATCCCCTACATGGACTCCGACGCGGGGCGTTCGACGTGGGGCTGGGTCCTCGGCGACGGCGAGGGTCGCGGTATCGCGCTCGTCTTCCTGTTCTCGGGCCTCGCGATGGTGGTGCTCGCGGTGCTCGCCTTCGCCACCCGGTCGTACCGCATCCTCTCGGCCGAGTACACGGGCGCCTCCGCGGATGTCGCGGACTCGGCGGCCGGAGCCGGCGCGGGGAACCCCGCGGACGCCGCGCACGACGGAACCGAGCCCGCCGCGGCGGACGGCGCGGCGTCGCGACCCGGCGCCTGA
- a CDS encoding histidine kinase: MTATAPPVIDGVEWVRPAPTAADRRYDAVLAVVLFAGTLASSALYRTTGYGEDAPFWLTVLWSLAMTAPLAFRRRWPEVVAVVLSAAFIAGGIAQIGEALFSNITLFIAIYSVGAWGRSRRRATAVRAVIVAAMFVWLFWGLVIASNAPDLPPSLARETDGPLSPYVAFALINVLTNLLYFGGAWYFGDAAAASARSTAALRQRTDELAAERERSREQAVALERLRIARELHDVVAHHVSVIGVQAGAARRVLARDPEQAATSLSAIEESAREAVAELHGLLGTLRHGTGDEDAAAGAQAVDPAPRGLEDLPGLVEDSIASGVPASLTVIGEPRDASPVVQVTAYRLVQEALTNVRKHAGPGASAEVRLRWEPGALEVEVTDTGVAAARAEANGVPGSGGLGLIGMRERVSAVGGALEVGPRRRGGFLVRAGLPLRRTGEAS, translated from the coding sequence GTGACCGCCACCGCCCCGCCCGTGATCGACGGCGTCGAGTGGGTCCGCCCCGCGCCGACGGCCGCCGACCGCCGATACGACGCCGTGCTCGCGGTCGTGCTCTTCGCCGGCACCCTCGCGAGCTCGGCGCTCTACCGCACCACCGGGTACGGGGAGGATGCGCCGTTCTGGCTGACGGTGCTGTGGTCGCTCGCCATGACCGCGCCGCTCGCCTTCCGGCGGCGCTGGCCCGAGGTCGTCGCGGTGGTGCTGAGCGCGGCGTTCATCGCCGGGGGCATCGCCCAGATCGGGGAGGCGCTGTTCAGCAACATCACCCTCTTCATCGCGATCTACTCGGTCGGCGCGTGGGGGCGCAGCCGCCGTCGCGCCACCGCGGTGCGCGCCGTGATCGTCGCGGCCATGTTCGTGTGGCTGTTCTGGGGGCTCGTCATCGCCTCGAACGCGCCCGATCTGCCGCCGTCGCTGGCGCGCGAGACCGACGGGCCGCTGTCGCCGTACGTCGCGTTCGCCCTGATCAACGTGCTCACGAACCTGCTGTACTTCGGCGGCGCGTGGTACTTCGGCGATGCCGCCGCGGCGTCGGCCCGGTCGACCGCGGCGCTCAGGCAGCGGACGGACGAGCTCGCAGCCGAGCGCGAGCGGTCGCGCGAGCAGGCCGTCGCGCTCGAGCGGCTCCGCATCGCACGTGAGCTGCACGACGTCGTCGCCCACCACGTCTCCGTCATCGGCGTGCAGGCGGGCGCAGCGCGACGGGTGCTCGCGCGCGACCCCGAGCAGGCGGCGACGTCGCTCTCGGCGATCGAGGAGAGCGCGCGCGAGGCGGTCGCCGAGCTGCACGGGCTCCTCGGCACACTCCGGCACGGCACGGGCGACGAGGATGCCGCGGCGGGCGCGCAGGCCGTCGATCCGGCGCCGCGCGGGCTCGAGGATCTGCCCGGCCTCGTCGAGGACTCGATCGCGAGCGGCGTGCCGGCCTCGCTCACCGTGATCGGCGAGCCCCGCGACGCGAGCCCCGTGGTGCAGGTGACGGCGTACCGGCTCGTGCAGGAGGCGCTGACGAATGTGCGGAAGCACGCGGGCCCGGGCGCGAGCGCCGAGGTCCGGCTGCGGTGGGAGCCGGGCGCGCTCGAGGTCGAGGTGACCGACACGGGCGTCGCCGCGGCGCGCGCCGAGGCGAACGGCGTCCCCGGCTCGGGCGGGTTGGGCCTCATCGGCATGCGGGAACGCGTCTCGGCCGTCGGCGGCGCCCTCGAGGTGGGGCCGCGACGCCGCGGCGGCTTCCTCGTCCGGGCCGGCCTGCCACTCCGACGGACGGGGGAGGCCTCGTGA
- a CDS encoding emopamil-binding family protein, with product MTATAAPASTPGPDASAPNLRLRERPFDWFFIVVFSLFTVTSMISDMLPTLGVDFSEPSPNFLVNANWWYAHDTDPLFMHPPVWMRIVTGLSAFVYPVFYVLLVISLVRGWNWIQLPSVIYATMIASITGIIVFGVEFFGEPEWVTPNPAKFLAFNLPYVLIPILLLIRMRRPMPFTRRF from the coding sequence ATGACCGCCACCGCCGCTCCGGCGAGCACGCCGGGCCCCGACGCATCCGCCCCCAACCTGCGCCTGCGCGAGCGACCCTTCGACTGGTTCTTCATCGTCGTCTTCTCGCTGTTCACCGTGACCAGCATGATCAGCGACATGCTGCCGACGCTCGGCGTCGACTTCTCCGAGCCGTCGCCGAACTTCCTCGTCAACGCCAACTGGTGGTACGCGCACGACACCGACCCGCTGTTCATGCACCCGCCCGTCTGGATGCGGATCGTCACCGGGCTCTCGGCGTTCGTCTACCCGGTCTTCTACGTGCTGCTCGTCATCTCGCTCGTCCGGGGCTGGAACTGGATCCAGCTGCCGAGCGTCATCTACGCGACGATGATCGCCTCCATCACGGGCATCATCGTGTTCGGCGTCGAATTCTTCGGCGAGCCCGAATGGGTGACCCCGAACCCGGCGAAATTCCTCGCGTTCAACCTGCCCTACGTCCTCATCCCGATCCTGCTGCTCATCCGCATGCGCCGGCCGATGCCGTTCACACGGAGGTTCTGA
- a CDS encoding ABC transporter permease, with the protein MTDAPHHRPRFTETVGLIAGREISTRLRSKAFVISTLVLMAAVLVSVVLGSVFGSNDDPARVAVVGEASAAAAEAPGLEPVVADDLAAAERMLRAGDVEAIVADEASDPLGITVIGLDSPPNQVVGALSVRPSVELLERAAADPLLAYFVAFGFGIVFFFAALTFGQTIAQSVVEEKQTRIVEILIATVSPRQLLTGKILGNSALALGQVVAIAALAILGLALTGQRVLLGGLGASVVWFVVFFAFGFVMLSALFAATAATVSRLEDVGTVTTPVTMLVMIPYFLVIFFNDNPTVLAVMSYVPFSAPVGMPVRIFLEQAAWWEPLLSLAILLATTAVAVLAGERIYRHSLLRTGARVPFAEALRGR; encoded by the coding sequence GTGACCGACGCCCCGCACCACCGGCCCCGGTTCACCGAGACCGTCGGCCTCATCGCCGGCCGCGAGATCTCGACCCGGCTCCGCAGCAAGGCGTTCGTCATCTCCACGCTCGTGCTCATGGCCGCCGTCCTCGTCTCCGTCGTCCTCGGGTCGGTGTTCGGCTCGAACGACGACCCGGCGAGGGTCGCCGTCGTGGGCGAGGCATCCGCCGCCGCGGCCGAGGCGCCAGGTCTCGAGCCGGTCGTCGCAGACGACCTCGCGGCCGCCGAACGGATGCTGCGGGCCGGCGACGTCGAGGCGATCGTCGCGGACGAGGCATCCGACCCGCTCGGGATCACGGTGATCGGCCTCGACTCGCCGCCGAACCAGGTGGTCGGCGCGCTCTCGGTGCGACCCTCGGTCGAGCTGCTCGAGCGGGCGGCCGCCGACCCGCTGCTGGCCTACTTCGTGGCCTTCGGCTTCGGCATCGTGTTCTTCTTCGCCGCCCTGACCTTCGGCCAGACCATCGCGCAGTCGGTCGTGGAGGAGAAGCAGACGCGTATCGTCGAGATCCTCATCGCCACGGTCTCGCCGCGGCAGCTGCTCACGGGCAAGATCCTCGGCAACTCCGCGCTCGCGCTCGGGCAGGTCGTCGCGATCGCGGCGCTCGCGATCCTCGGACTCGCGCTCACCGGCCAGCGGGTGCTCCTCGGCGGGCTCGGCGCCTCGGTCGTGTGGTTCGTGGTGTTCTTCGCGTTCGGCTTCGTGATGCTCTCGGCGCTGTTCGCGGCGACGGCGGCGACCGTGTCGCGGCTGGAGGACGTGGGCACGGTCACGACGCCCGTGACGATGCTCGTGATGATCCCCTATTTCCTCGTCATCTTCTTCAACGACAACCCGACCGTGCTCGCGGTGATGAGCTACGTCCCGTTCTCGGCCCCCGTCGGCATGCCGGTGCGGATCTTCCTCGAGCAGGCGGCGTGGTGGGAGCCCCTGCTCTCGCTGGCGATCCTGCTGGCGACGACGGCGGTCGCCGTGCTCGCCGGCGAGCGCATCTACCGGCACTCGCTGCTGCGCACGGGCGCCCGCGTGCCCTTCGCGGAGGCGCTGCGCGGCCGCTGA
- a CDS encoding SRPBCC domain-containing protein, whose amino-acid sequence MTERTATAQFTITRIFDAPRELVWRAWTETADAAEWWHPRDVWIKAGTVSVDARAGGRYAYTMVGPDGREYPTSGVYREVTPPERLVFTWGSPGDADDEAPLITVTLRELDGHRTEMLFHLVGIDAAPGDEDVYDGWNSAFDLLGEHLDAAER is encoded by the coding sequence ATGACCGAGCGCACCGCGACCGCGCAGTTCACCATCACCCGCATCTTCGACGCGCCCCGCGAGCTGGTCTGGCGCGCGTGGACCGAGACGGCCGACGCCGCCGAGTGGTGGCATCCGCGCGACGTGTGGATCAAGGCCGGCACCGTCTCCGTCGACGCTCGCGCCGGCGGACGCTATGCCTACACGATGGTCGGACCCGACGGCCGGGAGTACCCGACCTCCGGCGTCTACCGGGAGGTGACGCCGCCCGAGCGGCTCGTCTTCACGTGGGGATCGCCGGGCGACGCCGACGACGAGGCACCGCTCATCACCGTCACCCTCCGCGAGCTCGACGGCCACCGCACCGAGATGCTGTTCCACCTCGTCGGCATCGACGCGGCGCCCGGCGACGAGGACGTCTACGACGGCTGGAACTCGGCGTTCGACCTCCTCGGCGAGCACCTCGACGCGGCGGAACGCTGA
- a CDS encoding low specificity L-threonine aldolase — MTDQLHDTTFRGFASDNYSGVHPEVLDAIAAANGGHQVAYGEDHYTARLQEVFAQHFGEGVEAFPVFNGTGANVTGLQSMLPRWGAVISAKTAHINSDEGGAPERVGGMKLLTVQAPDGKLTPELIDEEAWGWGDEHRAQPLVVSITQTTELGTAYTADEVRAIADHAHSLGMRLHMDGARLSNAGASLGQPLRAFTRDSGVDVLSVGGTKNGALGAEAIVVLNPEAVEGLTYLRKLNMQLASKMRFVSAQLIALYEGDLWLRSASHANAMARRLRDALDAGIAAGELPGLGFTQETQSNGVFASLPAGVADRLRERGFRFYDWDAARGEVRWMCSFDTTEADIDAFVAGIREELAAV, encoded by the coding sequence GTGACCGACCAGCTCCACGACACGACGTTCCGCGGCTTCGCCTCCGACAACTACTCGGGCGTGCACCCCGAGGTGCTCGACGCCATCGCCGCGGCGAACGGCGGCCACCAGGTCGCCTACGGCGAGGACCACTACACCGCTCGGCTGCAGGAGGTCTTCGCCCAGCACTTCGGCGAGGGCGTCGAGGCGTTCCCGGTGTTCAACGGCACGGGCGCGAACGTCACCGGCCTGCAGTCGATGCTGCCGCGCTGGGGCGCGGTCATCTCCGCCAAGACGGCGCACATCAACTCCGACGAGGGCGGCGCCCCGGAGCGCGTGGGCGGCATGAAGCTGCTCACCGTGCAGGCCCCCGATGGCAAGCTCACCCCCGAGCTCATCGACGAGGAGGCGTGGGGTTGGGGCGACGAGCACCGCGCGCAGCCGCTCGTCGTGTCGATCACGCAGACGACCGAGCTCGGCACGGCGTACACGGCCGACGAGGTGCGGGCGATCGCCGACCACGCGCACTCGCTGGGCATGCGCCTGCACATGGACGGTGCGCGCCTGTCGAACGCGGGCGCCTCGCTCGGCCAGCCGCTGCGCGCCTTCACCCGCGACTCCGGCGTCGACGTGCTGAGCGTCGGCGGCACGAAGAACGGCGCCCTCGGCGCCGAGGCGATCGTCGTGCTGAACCCCGAGGCGGTCGAGGGGCTCACCTACCTCCGCAAGCTCAACATGCAGCTCGCGTCGAAGATGCGCTTCGTCTCCGCCCAGCTCATCGCCCTGTATGAGGGCGACCTGTGGCTGCGGAGCGCGTCGCACGCGAACGCGATGGCCCGGCGTCTCCGGGACGCCCTCGACGCGGGCATCGCCGCGGGCGAGCTGCCGGGCCTCGGCTTCACCCAGGAGACGCAGTCGAACGGTGTCTTCGCGAGCCTGCCCGCCGGCGTGGCCGACCGGCTCCGCGAACGCGGATTCCGCTTCTACGACTGGGACGCCGCGCGCGGCGAGGTGCGCTGGATGTGCTCCTTCGACACGACCGAGGCCGACATCGACGCCTTCGTCGCCGGCATCCGCGAGGAGCTCGCGGCGGTCTAG
- a CDS encoding response regulator transcription factor, with amino-acid sequence MSVRVLIVDDQALVRAGFRTILDSEPGIEVVGEAADGAAAVAAVESLRPDVVCMDVQMPGMDGLEATRRIVSAHAGEGRPSVLVLTTFNREDYLFQALDAGASGFLLKNSTPEQLIEAVQVLARGDALLSPDVTRAVIAAAARRDADRGGEGVRSDSTVPPERAPSARTDALGDAGAPPSAADAGHRREAPAALATLTEREREVLQLLALGISNAEIAERLWVGEATVKTHVSKVLQKLGLRDRVHAVVYAYEHGVVRAGS; translated from the coding sequence GTGAGCGTGCGCGTGCTCATCGTCGACGACCAGGCGCTCGTGCGCGCCGGCTTCCGCACGATCCTCGACTCCGAGCCCGGCATCGAGGTCGTCGGCGAGGCGGCCGATGGCGCCGCCGCGGTCGCCGCCGTCGAGAGCCTCCGACCCGACGTCGTGTGCATGGACGTGCAGATGCCCGGCATGGACGGACTCGAGGCCACCCGCCGCATCGTCTCGGCGCACGCCGGGGAGGGCCGCCCCTCGGTGCTCGTGCTCACGACGTTCAACCGCGAGGATTACCTGTTCCAGGCCCTCGACGCGGGTGCGAGCGGGTTCCTGCTGAAGAACTCCACCCCCGAGCAGCTGATCGAGGCGGTGCAGGTGCTCGCCCGCGGCGATGCCCTGCTCTCCCCCGATGTGACCCGCGCGGTGATCGCGGCGGCGGCGCGGCGGGATGCCGACCGCGGCGGCGAAGGTGTCCGTTCCGACTCCACGGTTCCGCCCGAGCGGGCACCGTCTGCGCGAACGGACGCGCTCGGTGACGCGGGCGCGCCGCCCTCGGCCGCGGATGCCGGGCACCGCCGTGAGGCGCCGGCCGCGCTTGCGACCCTCACCGAGCGGGAGCGCGAGGTGCTCCAGCTGCTCGCGCTCGGCATCTCGAACGCGGAGATCGCCGAGCGGCTCTGGGTGGGCGAGGCCACGGTCAAGACGCACGTGTCGAAGGTGCTGCAGAAGCTCGGGCTGCGAGACCGCGTGCACGCGGTCGTCTACGCGTACGAGCACGGGGTCGTCCGCGCGGGCTCCTGA
- a CDS encoding sigma-70 family RNA polymerase sigma factor yields the protein MNRTTTSRDRMIVEHLPLVGFLVSRVMASATHLSRDDLAQAGAVALVQAVDAYDEARGVPFGAYARERILGAIRDEMRAADWAKRSTRQTIKRTLAVQEELHGTLGRQPSTAELASALGVDQATAAEQASLANRRIGPFDETFAGSESADVPLPDTEIMVRERVDFVRHAVQALPERLRYVVEAIYLEDRTVTELAAELGVTHSAVSQQRTEALRLLRLGTAGYHDQEQLPQETPAAATGRARRYLDELAGRLGVPAVDHVH from the coding sequence GTGAATCGCACCACCACGAGCCGGGATCGGATGATCGTCGAGCACCTGCCGCTCGTCGGATTCCTCGTATCGAGGGTCATGGCGAGCGCCACGCACCTGTCGCGGGACGACCTCGCGCAGGCCGGAGCGGTCGCGCTCGTCCAGGCCGTCGACGCGTATGACGAGGCGCGCGGCGTGCCGTTCGGCGCGTACGCGCGCGAGCGGATCCTCGGCGCGATCCGCGACGAGATGCGGGCGGCCGACTGGGCGAAGCGGTCGACCAGGCAGACCATCAAGCGCACGCTGGCCGTGCAGGAGGAGCTGCACGGCACCCTCGGCCGGCAGCCGAGCACCGCCGAGCTCGCCAGCGCCCTCGGCGTCGACCAGGCGACCGCGGCCGAGCAGGCCTCGCTCGCGAACCGGCGCATCGGCCCGTTCGACGAGACGTTCGCGGGCTCCGAATCGGCGGACGTCCCGCTGCCCGACACCGAGATCATGGTGCGCGAGCGCGTCGACTTCGTGCGGCACGCGGTGCAGGCGCTGCCCGAGCGGTTGCGGTACGTCGTCGAGGCGATCTACCTCGAGGACCGCACCGTGACGGAGCTCGCCGCAGAGCTCGGCGTCACCCACTCCGCCGTCTCGCAGCAGCGCACCGAGGCGCTCCGGCTGCTTCGGCTCGGCACCGCCGGCTACCACGATCAGGAACAGCTGCCGCAGGAGACGCCCGCCGCGGCGACCGGCCGCGCGCGGCGCTACCTCGACGAGCTCGCGGGCCGGCTCGGGGTGCCGGCCGTCGACCACGTGCACTGA
- a CDS encoding dihydrofolate reductase family protein, whose translation MGRLIVEQIVSVDGFATDADGGISFFEAIEDFNATDADQLEMLEGVEAMLLGRVTYEMFAAYWPTADPAIEPVATPIARLAKHVVSNTLTDAPWGDDAPARIHRGDGVAAARALADSLDGGVIVWGSLTLADGLLRAGAVDELRLRIVPVLIGAGRTFTPPDLGVRRLALDHAVTHPSGHVGLHYRLR comes from the coding sequence ATGGGCCGGCTCATCGTCGAGCAGATCGTCTCGGTCGACGGCTTCGCGACCGACGCCGACGGCGGCATCTCGTTCTTCGAGGCGATCGAGGACTTCAACGCCACCGACGCCGATCAGCTCGAGATGCTCGAGGGCGTCGAGGCGATGCTCCTCGGCCGCGTCACGTACGAGATGTTCGCCGCCTACTGGCCGACCGCCGATCCGGCGATCGAGCCCGTCGCCACGCCCATCGCCCGCCTCGCGAAGCACGTCGTGAGCAACACCCTGACGGATGCCCCGTGGGGCGACGACGCACCGGCCCGGATCCACCGCGGCGACGGCGTTGCGGCCGCACGCGCCCTCGCCGACTCCCTCGACGGCGGCGTGATCGTGTGGGGCAGCCTGACCCTCGCCGACGGGCTGCTCCGCGCCGGCGCGGTCGACGAGCTCCGGCTCAGGATCGTGCCCGTCCTCATCGGCGCCGGGCGCACGTTCACGCCGCCCGACCTCGGCGTGCGCCGGCTCGCGCTCGACCACGCGGTGACCCACCCGAGCGGGCACGTCGGGCTGCACTACCGCCTGCGGTGA
- a CDS encoding metalloregulator ArsR/SmtB family transcription factor has product MGGATDGLSLVFQALADPTRRAMLSRLAAGPATVGELAEPFAMSRPAISQHLNVLERAGLIERTAHAQWRTCTLRTEPLDEASEWVERHRGEWNERFDLLDEHLRRLKGESS; this is encoded by the coding sequence ATGGGTGGTGCCACCGACGGGCTCAGCCTGGTCTTCCAGGCCCTCGCCGACCCGACACGGCGCGCGATGCTCTCGCGCCTCGCCGCCGGGCCGGCCACCGTCGGCGAGCTCGCCGAGCCGTTCGCGATGAGCCGACCCGCGATCTCGCAGCACCTCAACGTGCTGGAACGCGCCGGCCTGATCGAGCGCACCGCCCACGCGCAGTGGCGCACCTGCACCCTGCGCACCGAGCCGCTGGACGAGGCATCCGAGTGGGTGGAGCGCCACCGCGGCGAGTGGAACGAGCGGTTCGACCTGCTCGACGAGCACCTCCGCCGACTGAAGGGGGAATCCTCATGA